The Cryptosporangium aurantiacum genomic interval GGCTGGCAAGGCGCGTTCGCCCTGGACGCCGAGGCCCACGGCGAAGGGCCGCCCACGTTCGCCGCGATGCTCACCCAGGAATTCCAGTGGTCGCGCAGCCTCACGGTGGTGCTGCTGGGCATGACCGCCCACCTCCGGCGGATGCCCTGGTCGTTGCGGATCCGGTTCCTGCACGCGCTGCTGTACTACCCGATCCTCACGTTCACGATCGCCGGCGGACTCTGCCTCGCACCGATCGCGGTGGTCACCGGTCTCCAGTGGGTCAACGTGCCCTACCTGGAGTTCCTCGTCCGCTGGGGCGCGGTCAACTGCTGGGCGCTGGGGATGGGGCTCGTCCTGCGGTGGGCCGGTGTCCGTCGTCCGAACACGGCGCCGCTGCTGAGCTGGGAGGAGTGGCTCTACATGCTCACCCGCTGGCCGCTCATCCTGCGCGGGGTGGTCGCCGCGGTCGTGCAGCGGATCCGGCCCACACCGATCGACTTCCGCGTCACCCCGAAGGGCGCCGACGGATTCCAGAGCCTCCCCACCGCCGTGATCTATCCGTACCTGTTCCTGAGCCTGACGATGTCGACGTTCGCGCTGGCCGGTGAGTACGTGACCCGCACGCCGTCCTGGGGTTACCTGCTGCTCTGCCTGCTCGCCGCGGCGACGTACACGATCGTCAGCCTCAGCGTGCCGCTGCTGCACGCGCGAGAAGCCGCCACTGCCACCGGGACGAACCTCCGCTACGCGCTCGAGCGCACGGCGCGGGTCCCGTTCGTGCTCGCGGTGTTACTGACCATCCCGCTGGGCGTCGCGATCGCCAGTTATCCCTACGTCCATTTGCGCATGCTCCTGCTCTGACCGACCGCCGGGACCGGGCCCGGTCGAATACACCGAGGAAAATTCATGACCCGAACAGTCCTGGTCACCGGTGGTGGCGGCTTCATCGGCAGCCATACCTGCGTCGAACTGCTGCGGCACGGTGATGACGTCGTCGTCGTGGACGACCACTCGAACAGCTCACCGCTCGCTCTCGAACGAGTGGCGGCGATCGCCGGACGGCCGCTCACCGCGTACTACCGGGGCGACGTCCGGAACGCCGACCTGCTCGGCACGGTCTTCGATCGGCACCGCATCGACGCGGTGATCCACTTCGCCGCGAAGAAGGCCGTCGGCGAGTCCGTCGACATCCCGCTGGAGTACTACGACGTCAACGTCGGCGCGACGACGGTGTTGCTCCGCACGATGCTGCGGAACGACGTCCACCGCCTGGTTTTTTCGTCGTCGTGCTCGATCTACGGGCAGACCGACCGGACGCCGCTCGGCGAAGCCGAGCCGGCTTCGCCGACCAACCCGTATGCCCGCTCGAAGTGGTTCTGCGAAAACCTCATCGCGGACGCCTGCCGCCGGTACCCCGAGCTGACCGCCGTCGCGCTGCGGTACTTCAACCCGATCGGCGCGCACCCCACCGGGCTGCTCGGCGAGGACCCGACCGGCGTGCCGAACAACGTGATGCCGTTCCTGCTCCAGGTCGCCGTCGGACGCCGCCCCGAGCTGCAGGTGTTCGGCGACGACTACCCGACCGAGGACGGCACCTGCGTGCGGGACTACATCCACGTGCTGGACGTCGCTGACGGCCACCGCGCGGCGCTGCGGCACGTCGGTGCGGACTTCGAGGTCTTCAACCTCGGCACCGGTGTCGGCACGTCGGTCCTCCAGCTCGTGCGCGCGTTCGAAGAGACCTGTGACGTGCCGATCCCGGTGCGGATCGTGGGCCGCCGGGCCGGCGACGTCGCTCGGCTCGTCGCCGACCCGCGTGCGGTCCGTGCGGCGTGGGGCTGGCGCGCCACCCGCGATCTGGCCACGATGTGCCGCGACGCGTGGCAGTTCCAGCGGCTCAACCCGTCCGGCTACGCCGGGGCCGCCACGGCGAGCGGCCCTGGCTGGGAGGCGCCCGCCCAGGCCGACCTGGTCACGCCCAGCGTCGCGCCGAAGTAGTCCGCGATCCCGGACGGGAGCGTGAACGTGGACGTCGTGCGGGCGGCGGCCAGCGGTGAGTCGGACCGGAGCGTGTACTGCGTGACCGCGCTGCGCTGCGCCGGAACGGTGACCGTCGGCACCGCTGTGACGTCCTGGAGCCGCGGGTCGCCGTCGAACCCGGCGCCGTCGGCCTCCTGGCCGGTGGCAGTGCGCCAGACCGCGACCGAGGTGTACGCCCCGGTGCCCCAGAGCAGCAGCGGACCGGAGACCCTGCCGTAGTAGGTGTTGCCGGTCAGGCGTGTTTCGCCGGTGGTCAGGCCGTTGGCCTTGACCACCGGCACGGCGCCCAGCGCCACGAAGACGTTGTTGGCGATCACCGTGCGGCGTGGCCCGGTCGCCAGCTGGAGAACCGGATGCCGGGTCGAGACGATCGTGTTGTGGTAGATCGCGGCGTCGCTGATCCGGCCGGCGATCGTCATCGCGCCGTAGTCACCGGCGCCGCGCGCGTCGTCGACGCTGATGTTGAACCGGACGGTGTTGCCGGTGTTCAGATCGTTGGCGCGACCGGTGTAGACCATGATTCCCGGCCCGTCGTTGGAGTACGACAGGTTGTGCTGGAGCACCGAGGATCCGACGTTCTGGTCCAGGTCGAAGCCGCCCCCGTCGATGGACGCACCGGTGCGGTTCCGATAGGCGATGTTCCGCTCGATCGTGATGCGGCGGGAGTCGTACGCCCAGATTCCGTACGGTCCCTCGGGCGCGCGGCACTGGGAGCCGTTCTCGTACGCGGTCGAATCCGCGATGACCCCGCCGTCGACGCTGCCGAGCACGATCCCGCTGCCGGTGTTCGCGGTAAGGTTCTGCGGGTCGCCGAGGTTGCGGTACGCGTTGACGCTGCGCACCCGGACGTCGGCGTGCGCGTACGCGCCGCCGGCCGGGCCGAACGGCGGTCCGTAGACGAGGACGCCGGTGTCCCGGTTGTCGTGTGCGAGCACGGATTCGATGAGGACGTCCTGGAATCCGGCGCCGCTCACCATCGTGCCGATGTCGATGCCGTTCTTGAAGCCGCTCACCTCAACCCGGGCGATGCGGAGGTACGGCACCCGGGTGGTCCGGGCCTTGTCGAGGTAGATCGAGATCCCACCGACCCGCGTGTACGCCCCGGCGTCCCCGATCACGGTCAGGTCCTGGATCACGATGCCACCGGCGTTCCAGACGAAGATCCCGGAGTCGCCGTTGCCCGCGACGATCGCGCGCCCGGTGCCGTACGACCCGACGACCAGCGGCTGCTCGGCGGTTCCGGAGGCGCTGATCACCAGCGGACCGGTGAATCGAGCGCCGCCCTGGAGCAAGAGCCGATCACCGGGACCGAGCGTCTCGCGATTCGCCCTGGAGAGCGTCCGCCAGGCCGTCGTCGTCGCGCGGCCGTCGGCGGCGTCGCTGCCGGTGGCGCTGAGATAGAACGTTCGTCCCGCCGCAGCGGCGGCCGCGTGTGAGGGGAGTGCGGGAGCGACCATGGCACCGAGTATCAGTGCGATCGCTCCCCACCGTTTGCAGGCGTCCGCGGACCTCCGCATCCCAATCTCCCAAATAGGTGTTTCATGGATTTAGTTCCATGATTCCCCTAATCGAGAGTTTTTAGAGTTTTTGTGCGGAACCGATGAGTACCGAGACGGGGACGGCGAGCCCATCGGCATCCGCGTAGGCGGCGGCCAGGCGCTCGTACGCCGACCGGATCCGGCGGCGGGTCTCCGGCGTCTGCCCGGTGATCGTCGCGGAGGTACGGACGGTGGCCGCCAGCATGGCGTCCCACAATTCGGCGGCAGAACCGACGCGGTGCGCGAACGAGACGACCTCGACCCGCGGGTCGGCCAGGCCCGCACCGCGCAGGAGCCGTTCGAGTGCCGCGGAATCCGCGAAGCGGAAGAACGCCGGACCGGGCGGCACCTCGTCCGGTGGCGCGGCGCCGGCCTCGGCGACCGCGTCCGCGAACAGGCCGGCCAGCCGGCCGCGGTCGGGGCGGTCCCAGACGCTGACCGCCACCCGGCCGTTCCGGGCGGTCACCCGCGCGAAGTCCGCCACGGCCCGCTCGGGATCACCAAGATGCATGAGCCCGAAGCCGCTCAGGACCGCGCCGAATGATCCATCGCCGAACGGCAGTGACTCCGCGTCGCCGACCCGCACGTCCAGACCGCGCGATCGACGACGGGCCAGCGCCACCATCGCCGGTGCTATGTCGACCGCGACCACGTCGGCGCCCCGCCGTAACGCCGCCGCGGCGACGTACCCGGGGCCGGTGGCGACGTCCAGGACCTTGGTGCCGGGCACGATGCCGGCCGCGTCCAGCAGCGGGTCGGCGAGCCGGCCGGTGATACCGGCGAAGAACCGGTCGTACGCCTGCGACCGCTGCTGCCAGCCGGCCGCCTCGAAGGTGTTGAATGCTGCGCTCTCGGTGTCGCTCATCGTGCGACCTCCTGGCCGTTCGGGCTACCGGCGGCGGCACCGTATCGTCGGGGCCGTGAACAGCGGTAAGTACGGGCGCTTCCTCGTGATGGCCGTGTTGGTGCTCGTCGCCGACCAGGCGTCCAAGTTCTGGGCGGTCCGGGCGCTCACCGACGGTCGCGAGATCACGGTGCTGCCGCCGCTGATCGACTTTCGCCTGGTTTACAACAGTGGCGCCGCGTTCTCCATCGGCGAGTCCGTGACCTGGGTCTTCACGCTGGCGGCCGCGGCGGCCGTGGCCGGCATCCTGTATTACGGCCGCCGCGTGACGTCGCCGGCCTGGGCGTTGACGCTGGGCGCCGTGCTGGGTGGCGCCGTCTCGCACCTGGGCGACCGCCTGTTCCGCGAGCCGGGTTTCGCCCGCGGGCACGTCGTGGATTTCATCGACTACAACGGGCTGTTCGTCGGGAACGTCGCCGACATCGCACTCGTCCTGGGCGCCGCGATGCTCGCGTTCCTGAGCTGGCGCGGGGTGCCGGTGCGCGAGGATGTTCCGTCGACCCCGTAGCCGCGGTTCGAATGGTTAGCCTAACCTAATCAGGCGGTCCCGATGCGTTCGGAACCGCTGTGCACCGTGCCCGCGGCCCGAGGAGCTGTCGTCCCATGAGCTTGCCCATGCGGGTGTGGACTGGTGAAGTCGTCCGCACCGAAGACCTCACCCCGGCCCTGCGTCGTATCGTGCTCGGCGGTACCGGGCTGGAG includes:
- the galE gene encoding UDP-glucose 4-epimerase GalE, which translates into the protein MTRTVLVTGGGGFIGSHTCVELLRHGDDVVVVDDHSNSSPLALERVAAIAGRPLTAYYRGDVRNADLLGTVFDRHRIDAVIHFAAKKAVGESVDIPLEYYDVNVGATTVLLRTMLRNDVHRLVFSSSCSIYGQTDRTPLGEAEPASPTNPYARSKWFCENLIADACRRYPELTAVALRYFNPIGAHPTGLLGEDPTGVPNNVMPFLLQVAVGRRPELQVFGDDYPTEDGTCVRDYIHVLDVADGHRAALRHVGADFEVFNLGTGVGTSVLQLVRAFEETCDVPIPVRIVGRRAGDVARLVADPRAVRAAWGWRATRDLATMCRDAWQFQRLNPSGYAGAATASGPGWEAPAQADLVTPSVAPK
- a CDS encoding right-handed parallel beta-helix repeat-containing protein; the encoded protein is MVAPALPSHAAAAAAGRTFYLSATGSDAADGRATTTAWRTLSRANRETLGPGDRLLLQGGARFTGPLVISASGTAEQPLVVGSYGTGRAIVAGNGDSGIFVWNAGGIVIQDLTVIGDAGAYTRVGGISIYLDKARTTRVPYLRIARVEVSGFKNGIDIGTMVSGAGFQDVLIESVLAHDNRDTGVLVYGPPFGPAGGAYAHADVRVRSVNAYRNLGDPQNLTANTGSGIVLGSVDGGVIADSTAYENGSQCRAPEGPYGIWAYDSRRITIERNIAYRNRTGASIDGGGFDLDQNVGSSVLQHNLSYSNDGPGIMVYTGRANDLNTGNTVRFNISVDDARGAGDYGAMTIAGRISDAAIYHNTIVSTRHPVLQLATGPRRTVIANNVFVALGAVPVVKANGLTTGETRLTGNTYYGRVSGPLLLWGTGAYTSVAVWRTATGQEADGAGFDGDPRLQDVTAVPTVTVPAQRSAVTQYTLRSDSPLAAARTTSTFTLPSGIADYFGATLGVTRSAWAGASQPGPLAVAAPA
- a CDS encoding class I SAM-dependent methyltransferase, producing the protein MSDTESAAFNTFEAAGWQQRSQAYDRFFAGITGRLADPLLDAAGIVPGTKVLDVATGPGYVAAAALRRGADVVAVDIAPAMVALARRRSRGLDVRVGDAESLPFGDGSFGAVLSGFGLMHLGDPERAVADFARVTARNGRVAVSVWDRPDRGRLAGLFADAVAEAGAAPPDEVPPGPAFFRFADSAALERLLRGAGLADPRVEVVSFAHRVGSAAELWDAMLAATVRTSATITGQTPETRRRIRSAYERLAAAYADADGLAVPVSVLIGSAQKL
- a CDS encoding signal peptidase II, which codes for MNSGKYGRFLVMAVLVLVADQASKFWAVRALTDGREITVLPPLIDFRLVYNSGAAFSIGESVTWVFTLAAAAAVAGILYYGRRVTSPAWALTLGAVLGGAVSHLGDRLFREPGFARGHVVDFIDYNGLFVGNVADIALVLGAAMLAFLSWRGVPVREDVPSTP